The following DNA comes from Eleginops maclovinus isolate JMC-PN-2008 ecotype Puerto Natales chromosome 8, JC_Emac_rtc_rv5, whole genome shotgun sequence.
AGAGGGCAAATGAGATCCGAAGAAACTTTGCCCGCGCGGCTGCTTGACTGTTGCTCTTGTGGATCTGATTTCCCCTCTCGAATTATGTCAGTCATTTTTAGATACATAGACAAGCCTTGTTGATAATCTGTATTTGCCTGGTATGCTAGACGGTATAGACACTATGAAGAAATAAGTTTCTCAACAAGCTTCTTTTCCCTGACTAAGAAGAGATAATGGTAATGCAGTAGGCTACAATGCGGTTATAACCTGCAGTttgatattttatatataaaatcatttgaatTACTTGCTTCAGAagttaaatagaaaatgtgattttatttattggagAAAAACGATTTTTTTACCTTTAAGGTGCATTTGAGGATTAAACTCAGTTATACACCAACATTGAGAAATATGTGAATGTAGATGTTATACAGTACAACTGATACGTTATATTCTCAAATGTAGCCTTGTAAAACACAATTTTtgttagaataaaataaatattagatTGACTTTAAACCATAGGTTGAAGCAAGAGATCTCTGGGTGGAAACAGACGGACAGGAAGCAGAGGCGAGATTTATGTCGGCGGGCTCTCTCCCAGCTGAGAGCCCGCAGCTTCCCCTTTAAAGGAGCGCCGTGTTGAGTCGCTGGGAAGCAGAGGTTCGCTGCTCATCAGGAGACCCACTGGCTATTTATATGTCACATTATTCTGGTCGAGCTTAATCTGAtgggataaataaaatgatgctTTTGAATTAATCGGATTTGTTCGTGATCGCGGCTGGACTCTGAGGAGGACGATGACTTGAATCGGGCTGTAACCGAAATTTTCTCCCCCATATGGAGCTGAAATGTGAAATTGCTCAATTTCAAGTACGCTCTCTTTATATTGTTTTCCTCCGATGAACGATGGGTTCAAAATAATAGCATTTCGAAAGTCAGATATCGTGTTGCGTCATCTCCGTGGCGTTTTTGCAGCAAATCTGCGGATAATATTATGACATATGCGCTGGGTTTTGGTTATTTGCGACGCATGGCGCAGGTCTGCCATGACGATGTGATCAGATAGTGATCCCAGCAGGTTCCTCTCTGCCCCCTAACTGAGCCGCTCATGATGCCGAGAGCTTTGCGGAGACTGGTCCATCTGGTGCTGTTCTGCCCTCTGTCCAAAGGGCTGCAGGTATGTAAGCCCAGCAGGATGCCTTATGCCTTTGTGGCTATCAGGGTCCAAACAGCAGAGAACCTGCATGCATTGGGGAGCTAGATAGGCTATTAGAGCTCCTTAAGTACAAAATTTACAATTTGACGTGCTGTACTTGAGTAGGCCAGTACTTGATTTTTACAACTATTGTTCTAAACCAAGCTATCCCTttaaaggatctgaatattTCACACGCCACTGCATTTCACATCATTCACAtacaaaggctttattttcatatgcaaACTAGCTATAGCGTTGTTTTGCAATGAAACTCTTCTACCTCTTACctcccaggctcctccagcaATGCACCATACGTTTGCGTAAGACACAAAAGGATAAAAATAGTGCATGAAGTagaaggcaaggcaagtttatttatatagcacctttcaacacaaggcaatgcaaagtgctttataaaaaagaaagacattaagagtGTTAAATAGTGCagctgaaacacattttaaaattgcatttaaaaacagccattaaaaagcaaagataataacattcaaataaaacaggaataagacatacatgaataaaagttacagtgcgGTGTTAGATAtgaatagttcaattaaaagcagcggcaaaaagggaagtcttcagcctggatttaaagtACTAAGTTGCAacggacctgcagggttctggtagtttgttccagatatttggagcataataactgaacttctccatgtttagttctgactctgtgGACAGAAAGCAtacccgtcccagaagacctgagagttctggatggttcataatttAGCAGTAGACcgttcaatgctttataaaccagcagcagtatttttgaaataaattcttagacagacaggaagtcagtgtaAAGACcgcagaactggagtgatgtgatccactttCTTAGTGTTAGGATTTGAGCAGCAGCATTCTGAATAAGTTCaaataatgtttgatttaaaataagataTTCCCCTGTCTATAGCTATGTTGGTTTTATCTACAGATCAAGTGTCCAGCTGTTCTTTTATTGTGCTGTGggcctatttttgttttcatagaCTCTTGGCTCACTgagttttctctttctttctcttcctcgtTATCCATCCTTTTCCACACTCATAAGAGTCGTCTGCCAGCCATTAAGGTGAAATATCTTCTCCTGGCCTGGCTGGGCATCCTCATCGCCAGCTGGGTCATCTACATGCAGTACGCTTCTTACTCTGAGCTGTGTCGCGGGCACGTCTGCCATATGGTCATTGTAAGTAAAGTCTCAACACTACCACACCCAGAATGTGCGTTTTCATTCACCTGTTCTTATACACATGTTCAatgttttcataaaaataagTGGGAACGCCatacatttgaaacactttGGAAATATCTGTAAAAAGTGGTATAGCTTAGCTGAGGTcgaaatgtttttacatttatatttttccaaCGTGGCTCATTTGTGGGATCCAAGTTCAAATTATGGCCAGATTTCCTTATGCACTGGTAAATCAAAGTTGTAATTCTGGCacattttgtcatatttttgaCCATGCTTAGTGTTAACATTTAAACTGTTTGTTGCTGTTGCTCCAGCAGAGCCAGAGAGCAGCAGAAAGCCCTAAGGCAGAACAAGTTCATAATGTATCTATAAAAACCAAGGGGAATAAGTCTGGAAAACTGGACAGAACTGTTTTCTGAGAAATAAGAGGGAGAGTTGGGGGCTGCTTGGGTTGGCCTCTTCCTTTACACATGGCCTTTGATGTTGGCTAAAGATAAAGCCTACTGATATCCTGCTGTGCCCAGCTGTTTCCATTGACTGTGTCCGAACAGGCTGCTGAAATGTTTTAGGACAACATCAATGATGAAATTGGATCATCACAATCAGATCatcacaactgtgtgtgtgtctttgtgaatATTTGTGTGCCTCACCTCCAGCCCCCtagtctcaaagtcaatgttttttaaatagatttttggTTGGATGACTGAAATGAGGTCTGTGTTTAGGTCAAgctttgcatttcctttttcagTGTGATCACTACAGAAGGGGCATTATATCAGGCTCATCCTGCAAGGCATTGTGTGATCAGAGAACTCTAACCATGCAGCGCTGCATGTCCACCTCCTCTACACACCAggtaaaataaatcacacccacacagagataacacaataacaaaccACACACATTGCATGTTTGTTAAAGGGTATGTTCGTATGTAAATCAGTGTAAAAACAATCCTGTAGACAGTCTAACCACTAGTCTTAGTTGTAACACAACCATACAGAATATattctccctctcttcacatGTTGTTACTCACAGGTGTACAGTGGACTGTGGAAGGACAGACCTGTTGTGATCAAGTGTGGACTTGAGGATCCGGTGAAGATCGATGGGGCTCCAGACTCTATTCTGCGACAGGAGATGACCTTATTTGAAAAACCCACTCGTGGAACCTCAATGGATGAATTTAAAGAGATGCTGCACAGTTTCCTCAAggtcttttttaaacaattatacCTAAATTAACTGTaatatttatagaaaaataCATATCACAATCAGGGTTGTCAACAAATACTTTTAGATATATACTCAAACTgtcaaaaaaaatctgacatttaagaaaaggtttttttttctgttcagcTCGTAACTAATTGGAATGATGTCATggacaaaatgtgcaaaaatagaCGTTTGAATTGTTAGAAccatatgtgttttttttgtttttaaataaacattttaatcattGTTGACCATTTTTAATGACTTACTCACCTCCTTCTTGCAGGCTAACCTTGGGGATCAGCCATCTTTGAACACATTGGTGGACAGGGTCATTACTCTGGCTGATATAAACCAGGACAGAAAAGTAACCCTAGCAGAGGCCAAGTCTATCTGGGCTCTTCTGCAGATCAACGAGTTCCTTCTGATGGTGGCgctgcaggagaaggagcaCACCCCCAAGCTGCTGGGTTTCTGTGGAGACTTGTATGTGACCGAACACGTGGGCCACAGCTCCCTCTACAGGCTGGAGGTGCCTCACTACCTGCAGGCTCTGGTTCCAGAGGCCTTGAGCTCCAGCCTGAACCACTGGCTCGCACCGGCCTGGCCTCGCAGGGCTCGCATCACCATCGGCCTGCTGGAGTTTGTGGAAGAGGTCTTCCACGGCTCCTACGGGAGTTTCCT
Coding sequences within:
- the dipk1b gene encoding divergent protein kinase domain 1B isoform X2, yielding MELKCEIAQFQSRLPAIKVKYLLLAWLGILIASWVIYMQYASYSELCRGHVCHMVICDHYRRGIISGSSCKALCDQRTLTMQRCMSTSSTHQVYSGLWKDRPVVIKCGLEDPVKIDGAPDSILRQEMTLFEKPTRGTSMDEFKEMLHSFLKANLGDQPSLNTLVDRVITLADINQDRKVTLAEAKSIWALLQINEFLLMVALQEKEHTPKLLGFCGDLYVTEHVGHSSLYRLEVPHYLQALVPEALSSSLNHWLAPAWPRRARITIGLLEFVEEVFHGSYGSFLICDASPRHVGYNSNYDCKMADLRSVASEAVVRGFMRGRRCETNADCTYGRDCTATCDRLVKQCNSEVVQPNLAKVCVLLQDFLLFGAPADLRGDLEKQLRTCVTLSGLASQMEVHHSLVLNNLKTLLWKKISNTQYS
- the dipk1b gene encoding divergent protein kinase domain 1B isoform X1; this translates as MMPRALRRLVHLVLFCPLSKGLQSRLPAIKVKYLLLAWLGILIASWVIYMQYASYSELCRGHVCHMVICDHYRRGIISGSSCKALCDQRTLTMQRCMSTSSTHQVYSGLWKDRPVVIKCGLEDPVKIDGAPDSILRQEMTLFEKPTRGTSMDEFKEMLHSFLKANLGDQPSLNTLVDRVITLADINQDRKVTLAEAKSIWALLQINEFLLMVALQEKEHTPKLLGFCGDLYVTEHVGHSSLYRLEVPHYLQALVPEALSSSLNHWLAPAWPRRARITIGLLEFVEEVFHGSYGSFLICDASPRHVGYNSNYDCKMADLRSVASEAVVRGFMRGRRCETNADCTYGRDCTATCDRLVKQCNSEVVQPNLAKVCVLLQDFLLFGAPADLRGDLEKQLRTCVTLSGLASQMEVHHSLVLNNLKTLLWKKISNTQYS